The following coding sequences are from one Microbacterium sp. SORGH_AS_0969 window:
- a CDS encoding response regulator yields the protein MTGIRVLVVDDDFRVAGLHRDAVAARPGFVALEPARTVGEARAALAAHRPDLLVADVYLPDGDGVELVRSAGIDAFVLSAATDAETVRRAFTAGALAYLVKPFDTRVLAERLDRYARYRNLLTSSRPLSQDDIDRAASVMRGEREGPSLARSATEQTVLAALGADEASATEVAERIGVSRATAQRHLTALAERGLVQVSLRYGSTGRPEHRFRVGA from the coding sequence ATGACCGGTATCCGTGTCCTCGTCGTCGACGACGACTTCCGCGTCGCGGGACTGCACCGTGACGCGGTCGCCGCGCGCCCCGGCTTCGTCGCGCTCGAGCCCGCGCGCACGGTCGGCGAGGCCCGAGCCGCCCTCGCCGCGCACCGCCCCGATCTGCTGGTCGCCGACGTGTACCTGCCCGATGGTGACGGCGTGGAGCTCGTCCGCTCGGCCGGGATCGACGCGTTCGTCCTCTCCGCGGCGACGGATGCCGAGACCGTCCGGCGTGCTTTCACCGCCGGGGCGCTCGCTTACCTCGTGAAGCCCTTCGACACGCGCGTGCTCGCGGAGCGGCTCGACCGTTACGCGCGATACCGCAACCTGCTGACCAGCTCGCGGCCCCTGTCGCAGGACGACATCGACCGCGCGGCATCCGTGATGCGCGGGGAGCGCGAGGGGCCGTCGCTCGCGCGCTCGGCCACCGAGCAGACGGTGCTCGCCGCTCTCGGCGCGGACGAGGCCTCGGCGACCGAGGTGGCCGAGCGCATCGGCGTCTCGCGCGCGACCGCGCAACGCCACCTGACCGCTCTCGCCGAGCGGGGTCTCGTGCAGGTGAGTCTGCGCTACGGCTCGACGGGTCGCCCCGAGCACCGGTTCCGCGTCGGCGCCTGA
- a CDS encoding alpha-amylase family glycosyl hydrolase, with product MPSWPEHVIWWHVYPLGFVDAPIRENEGPDAAPVHRLDRLEPWLDHVIELGLNGLLLGPVFASETHGYDTVDHFRIDPRLGDDRDFDRLVAAARERGIRILLDGVFNHVGRGHAAFRDLTENGPGLFRGRWIDGRFEADVFEGHDALVALDHSSPAVVDLVADVMCHWLERGIDGWRLDAAYAVPSSFWAEVLPRVRERFPEGWFLGEVIHGDAPAIVRESTMDSLTQYELWQGIWHGIADRNLFELRHAIERHDEMLRTFVPQTFVGNHDVTRIASAVGRDLVPHALAVLFTVAGTPSVYAGDEFGWTGVKEERVGGDDAVRPAFPSTPGEAQGDERILQAHRALIALRRRKPWLWRAHTDVIEVANTALALRTAVGDDAVVVALNVGDEPVSLPVADGLTPVAGEGWPMDGRVELASRGWVVLEA from the coding sequence ATGCCCTCGTGGCCCGAACACGTGATCTGGTGGCACGTCTATCCGCTGGGCTTCGTCGACGCCCCGATCCGCGAGAACGAGGGTCCGGATGCCGCGCCGGTGCACCGCCTCGACCGCCTCGAGCCGTGGCTCGACCACGTCATCGAGCTGGGGCTGAACGGCCTGTTGCTGGGACCGGTGTTCGCCTCCGAGACGCACGGCTACGACACGGTCGACCACTTCCGCATCGACCCGCGACTGGGCGATGACCGGGACTTCGACCGACTCGTCGCGGCGGCTCGGGAGCGTGGCATCCGGATCCTGCTCGACGGCGTGTTCAACCATGTGGGGCGCGGTCACGCGGCTTTCCGGGACCTGACCGAGAACGGGCCGGGCCTGTTCCGCGGGCGTTGGATCGACGGACGGTTCGAGGCCGACGTGTTCGAGGGGCATGACGCGCTCGTCGCGCTGGATCACTCCTCCCCCGCCGTGGTCGACCTCGTCGCCGACGTCATGTGCCACTGGCTCGAGCGGGGCATCGACGGCTGGAGATTGGATGCCGCGTACGCGGTGCCGTCGTCGTTCTGGGCCGAGGTGCTCCCCCGCGTGCGGGAGCGCTTCCCGGAAGGGTGGTTCCTGGGCGAGGTGATCCACGGCGACGCTCCGGCGATCGTGCGGGAGTCGACGATGGACTCGCTCACGCAGTACGAGCTGTGGCAGGGGATCTGGCACGGCATCGCCGACCGCAACCTCTTCGAGCTGCGGCACGCCATCGAGCGCCACGACGAGATGCTGCGGACCTTCGTGCCGCAGACGTTCGTCGGGAACCACGACGTCACGCGGATCGCCTCGGCCGTGGGTCGCGACCTCGTGCCGCATGCCCTCGCGGTGCTCTTCACGGTCGCCGGGACGCCGTCGGTGTACGCGGGCGACGAGTTCGGGTGGACGGGAGTGAAAGAGGAACGCGTCGGGGGCGACGACGCGGTGCGACCCGCGTTCCCCTCGACCCCCGGGGAAGCGCAGGGCGACGAGCGCATTCTGCAGGCCCACCGCGCGCTCATCGCGCTGCGCCGCCGGAAGCCGTGGCTGTGGCGGGCGCATACCGACGTGATCGAGGTCGCCAATACCGCTCTCGCCCTGCGGACGGCGGTCGGCGATGACGCGGTCGTCGTCGCGCTGAACGTCGGCGACGAGCCGGTGTCGCTGCCGGTCGCGGACGGGCTGACCCCCGTGGCCGGCGAGGGGTGGCCGATGGACGGGCGCGTCGAGCTCGCGTCGCGCGGGTGGGTCGTCCTGGAAGCGTGA
- a CDS encoding ROK family protein encodes MDAMTTTPSLRRHNLDAVLTRVWDEDAFTASDVIAAVGLTRSTAIDVLDELTARGLLAEMPNARAVGEYSKGRPARRFAFQPGAGLVVGVDAGRGHLTATVADLRGTTLATSRLTVDPELDSPERRRRAAEATVDAALTRARRSRDDLVALCVGVPAPVDRAGRSPVHHDGFWARMNPDFVDTFAAWAPVVRVENDATLAAVAEGTHGAAVGCDDFVALLAGERFGAGISVDGHLLRGAHGGAGETVAFDQVEGVGSAWGLAPRCVDAARAALASGTLPVDSALRGIDPERLDAKTVLDLAAAGDIGALAAARAVGPALAGVAAIFGSLFDVERVVVSGAIAAGAGPIIAAAIEAIPDSLHLPAPRIVASTLGADIVSIGAVSAAVESARARALDLEAFALPEDRARA; translated from the coding sequence ATGGATGCCATGACGACGACGCCGTCGCTGCGCCGCCACAACCTCGACGCGGTGCTGACCCGCGTCTGGGACGAGGACGCCTTCACCGCCAGTGACGTGATCGCCGCGGTCGGGCTGACCCGCTCGACGGCCATCGACGTGCTCGATGAATTGACCGCACGCGGGCTCCTCGCGGAGATGCCCAACGCCCGCGCGGTCGGCGAGTACTCGAAGGGGCGCCCCGCGCGCCGCTTCGCCTTCCAACCCGGCGCAGGGCTCGTGGTCGGGGTCGACGCGGGACGCGGTCACCTCACCGCGACCGTCGCCGACCTCCGCGGCACGACCCTCGCGACCTCGCGGCTCACCGTCGACCCCGAACTCGATTCGCCCGAGCGACGCCGCCGCGCCGCCGAGGCGACGGTCGACGCGGCCCTCACGCGCGCGCGGCGCTCGCGCGACGACCTCGTCGCGCTGTGTGTCGGCGTGCCCGCGCCGGTCGACCGGGCGGGGCGGTCCCCCGTCCACCACGACGGCTTCTGGGCGCGCATGAACCCCGACTTCGTCGACACCTTCGCGGCGTGGGCGCCCGTCGTACGCGTCGAGAACGACGCCACCCTCGCCGCGGTGGCTGAAGGGACGCACGGCGCGGCGGTGGGCTGCGACGACTTCGTCGCGCTGCTCGCCGGCGAGCGGTTCGGCGCGGGGATCAGCGTCGACGGTCATCTGCTCCGCGGCGCGCACGGAGGGGCGGGCGAGACCGTCGCCTTCGATCAGGTCGAGGGCGTCGGCAGCGCGTGGGGCCTCGCACCGCGGTGCGTGGATGCGGCGCGGGCGGCTCTGGCATCCGGAACCCTTCCGGTCGACAGCGCGCTACGTGGGATCGATCCCGAGCGCCTCGATGCCAAGACCGTGCTCGACCTCGCCGCCGCGGGCGATATCGGAGCCCTCGCCGCGGCACGCGCGGTCGGCCCGGCGCTCGCCGGAGTGGCGGCGATCTTCGGCAGCCTCTTCGACGTGGAACGCGTGGTGGTGTCCGGAGCGATCGCTGCCGGTGCGGGACCGATCATCGCCGCGGCGATCGAGGCGATCCCCGATTCGCTGCACCTTCCGGCGCCGCGGATCGTGGCCTCGACGCTCGGGGCCGACATCGTGTCGATCGGGGCCGTCTCCGCCGCCGTCGAGTCGGCGCGCGCTCGCGCGCTCGATCTCGAGGCGTTCGCCCTGCCCGAGGACCGGGCGCGGGCGTGA
- a CDS encoding ABC transporter substrate-binding protein: MVSTKTRAGRRWVAATAVGVLGAAMLAGCSADGRETIRFTFSKREALSFMNDVVAEYNASQDRVRVEMDSSGVDVVSASFVRGNPPDIMLANYNYETARFVQRCALSDLSGTTAASTVRDDLQPLMDQYGSCEGRTSALPYSVMAASVIYNKQIFDQYGLEVPTTWDELLQVSETLKANGVTPFYGTFKDDWTVGQGWYDYSVGGSLDVIDFFDALAAEGDEVGPQSAVSFAKDFSEPMDRMLELARNYTNPDAESRAYGDGNLAFAQGQAAMYLQGPWALGEIAKTSPDLPVGTFPLPMTDDPADLKVRVNMDLAAIIPEASRHKDAARDFLEYLYQPGVIETYNESQLGFAPTKDAPSPSDPRVAGMVPYYDEGRIYQGASVLVPKTIPVFNYAQAMLFGASPQATLNTLDQDWSRLAFRQPPASTNDASGEEAAR, from the coding sequence CTGGTGTCGACGAAGACGAGGGCCGGGCGACGATGGGTCGCCGCGACCGCGGTGGGGGTGCTCGGGGCGGCGATGCTCGCGGGCTGCTCCGCCGACGGTCGCGAGACGATCCGCTTCACCTTCAGCAAGCGCGAGGCGCTGTCGTTCATGAACGACGTCGTTGCCGAGTACAACGCCTCGCAAGACCGGGTGCGCGTCGAGATGGACAGCTCCGGCGTCGACGTCGTGTCGGCCAGCTTCGTCCGCGGCAACCCGCCCGACATCATGCTCGCGAACTACAACTACGAGACCGCCCGCTTCGTCCAGCGGTGCGCGCTGAGCGACCTCTCGGGCACGACGGCCGCGAGCACGGTGCGCGACGACCTGCAGCCCCTCATGGACCAGTACGGCTCGTGCGAAGGGCGCACCAGCGCGCTGCCCTACTCGGTCATGGCGGCCTCGGTCATCTACAACAAGCAGATCTTCGACCAGTACGGACTCGAGGTTCCGACCACGTGGGACGAGCTGCTCCAGGTCTCCGAGACGCTGAAGGCCAATGGCGTGACGCCCTTCTACGGCACCTTCAAAGACGACTGGACCGTCGGACAGGGCTGGTACGACTACTCCGTCGGCGGATCGCTCGACGTCATCGACTTCTTCGACGCGCTCGCCGCCGAGGGCGACGAGGTCGGGCCGCAGTCGGCGGTGTCGTTCGCGAAGGACTTCAGCGAGCCGATGGACCGCATGCTCGAGCTCGCCCGGAATTACACGAACCCGGATGCCGAGAGTCGGGCCTACGGCGACGGCAACCTCGCGTTCGCCCAGGGGCAGGCGGCCATGTACCTGCAGGGCCCGTGGGCGCTCGGTGAGATCGCCAAGACCTCGCCCGACCTGCCCGTCGGCACCTTCCCGCTGCCCATGACCGATGACCCGGCAGACCTGAAGGTCCGCGTCAACATGGACCTCGCGGCCATCATCCCCGAAGCGTCCCGGCACAAGGATGCCGCGCGCGACTTCCTCGAGTACCTGTACCAGCCCGGGGTGATCGAGACGTACAACGAGTCGCAGCTCGGGTTCGCGCCGACGAAGGACGCCCCCTCGCCGAGCGACCCCCGGGTCGCGGGAATGGTTCCGTACTACGACGAGGGCCGCATCTACCAGGGCGCCTCGGTGCTCGTGCCCAAGACCATTCCGGTCTTCAACTACGCGCAGGCGATGCTGTTCGGTGCCTCCCCGCAGGCCACCCTGAACACCCTCGACCAGGACTGGTCGCGGCTCGCGTTCCGCCAGCCGCCGGCTTCGACGAACGACGCATCCGGCGAGGAGGCCGCGCGATGA
- a CDS encoding carbohydrate ABC transporter permease, which produces MSTTTTIVTGGKATARRSTRRVEPIYYFFLLPTLVLFTLAITVPGIIGIFFSFTDSIGLGEWNFTGLTNYIAIFSDPAILQSYLFTFGFSVATVIVVNVAAFLLAVGLTAQIRFKKALRTVFVIPMVISGIIIAYVFNFLFSNSVPQAGASLGIPWLETSLLANPDLAWVAIVIVTAWQAIPGTLLIYIAGLLSVPGDVYEAAGLDGASKTQQLLRITLPLVAGYVVINVILGFKGFLNAYDIIVGLTGGGPGTATRSVAMSIILGFNGGDYAYQMANAALFFVVAVVISLLQLSLTRGRNTLS; this is translated from the coding sequence ATGAGCACCACCACCACGATCGTGACCGGCGGGAAGGCGACCGCGCGTCGCAGCACCCGCCGGGTCGAGCCGATCTACTACTTCTTCCTGTTGCCGACGCTCGTGCTGTTCACGCTGGCGATCACGGTGCCCGGGATCATCGGCATCTTCTTCAGCTTCACCGACTCAATCGGTCTGGGGGAGTGGAACTTCACCGGCCTGACGAACTACATCGCCATCTTCAGCGACCCGGCGATCCTGCAGAGCTACCTCTTCACCTTCGGGTTCTCGGTCGCCACGGTCATCGTCGTCAACGTCGCGGCGTTCCTTCTCGCGGTGGGCCTCACCGCGCAGATCCGCTTCAAGAAGGCGCTGCGCACGGTCTTCGTCATCCCGATGGTGATCTCGGGCATCATCATCGCCTACGTCTTCAACTTCCTCTTCAGCAACTCCGTCCCGCAGGCCGGAGCCTCGCTCGGCATCCCGTGGCTCGAGACGAGCCTGCTCGCCAACCCCGATCTGGCGTGGGTCGCGATCGTCATCGTCACCGCGTGGCAGGCGATCCCCGGCACGCTGCTGATCTACATCGCGGGGCTGCTGTCGGTGCCCGGCGACGTCTACGAGGCCGCCGGCCTCGACGGGGCGAGCAAGACCCAGCAGCTCCTTCGCATCACGCTGCCGCTCGTGGCCGGATACGTCGTCATCAACGTCATCCTGGGCTTCAAAGGCTTCCTCAATGCCTACGACATCATCGTCGGTCTCACCGGCGGAGGCCCGGGTACCGCGACGCGCAGTGTCGCGATGTCGATCATCCTCGGCTTCAACGGAGGCGATTACGCCTACCAGATGGCCAACGCGGCGCTCTTCTTCGTCGTGGCCGTCGTCATCTCGCTCCTCCAGCTCTCCCTGACCCGGGGAAGGAACACCCTGTCATGA
- a CDS encoding carbohydrate ABC transporter permease — MTALNQPALAFEQAEITVPAKQRSRPRIRRVGAERINWSATTILVLCSLTVLLPLYVTISMALKSGTQVVDGNAFSFPSPISFDGFVQAWTLTKFPVGLAVSLLVTAGTVAATIILAAFASYAIARNWDRKLFRYSFFYLLAAMFIPFPVVALPQIQLTGRVGLDNPVGVIILATMFQLSFSVLLFTAFLRSIPLELEESARIDGATTWQTFWRLIFPLLAPMSATVGIFAFLYAWNDFMMPSLIISDPALQTLPVRQNLFQTQFSNNYNVAFASYLMAMAPAIVAYLFTQRWVMAGVTQGAVKG, encoded by the coding sequence ATGACCGCTCTCAACCAGCCCGCGCTCGCGTTCGAGCAGGCCGAGATCACCGTCCCCGCGAAGCAGCGGTCCCGTCCCCGCATCCGCCGTGTCGGCGCCGAGCGCATCAACTGGTCGGCGACGACCATCCTCGTGCTCTGCTCGCTGACCGTGCTGCTGCCGCTGTACGTGACCATCTCGATGGCGCTGAAGAGCGGGACGCAGGTCGTCGACGGAAACGCCTTCTCGTTCCCCTCGCCGATCAGCTTCGACGGCTTCGTACAGGCGTGGACACTGACGAAGTTCCCCGTCGGTCTCGCCGTTTCCCTCCTGGTCACCGCCGGCACGGTCGCGGCGACGATCATCCTCGCGGCCTTCGCCTCGTACGCGATCGCCCGCAACTGGGATCGCAAGCTCTTCCGGTACTCGTTCTTCTACCTGCTCGCGGCGATGTTCATCCCGTTCCCGGTCGTCGCGCTCCCGCAGATCCAGCTCACCGGCCGGGTCGGTCTCGACAACCCGGTCGGCGTGATCATCCTCGCCACGATGTTCCAGCTGAGCTTCAGCGTGCTGCTGTTCACGGCGTTCCTGCGCTCGATCCCGCTGGAGCTCGAGGAGAGCGCGCGCATCGACGGCGCGACGACGTGGCAGACGTTCTGGCGGCTGATCTTCCCGCTGCTCGCCCCGATGAGCGCCACCGTCGGCATCTTCGCGTTCCTGTACGCGTGGAACGACTTCATGATGCCCTCGCTCATCATCAGCGATCCGGCCTTGCAGACGCTGCCCGTGCGCCAGAACCTGTTCCAGACGCAGTTCAGCAACAACTACAACGTCGCCTTCGCCTCCTACCTCATGGCCATGGCCCCCGCGATCGTCGCCTATCTCTTCACCCAGCGATGGGTGATGGCCGGCGTCACGCAGGGCGCCGTCAAGGGCTGA
- a CDS encoding glycoside hydrolase family 13 protein — MTTTAPSVQTRDLSDAPDWWRQAVVYQVYPRSFADTDGDGLGDIKGITSRVPYLAELGVDAVWLSPFYPSALADGGYDVADYRDVDPKLGTLADMDELIERLHAHGIRVVVDIVPNHTSNDHAWFQEALAAGRGSAARERYIFREGTGIDGSEPPTDWLSVFGGSAWERVEDGQWYFHNFDVSQPDLNWSNPEVRADFVKTLRFWSDRGVDGFRIDVAHMLTKDLSEPLPSRAELEALPFDGKHPLIDRDDVHEVYAEWRAVFNEYDPPRTAVAEAWVHPSRVPLYASIESLGQAFNFDLLEADFDAGQFRRIVADNLALAAQSGSSTTWVLSNHDVVRHATRYGLPDAERGADGRPTLKHGNEWLLSGGQSPALDAARGERRARAAATFVLGLPGSAYLYQGEELGLHEVADIPDADRQDPTFFRSPGIDQGRDGCRVPLPWTADGPAFGFGSTGAHLPQPEWFGTYAVDLQDGDPASTLSLYRRALDLRHELQTDEQLEWIDTGRDDVVAFERPNGWTVVTNFGTEPAALPAGEVLLSSTALEGDTLPAETTVWLRRA, encoded by the coding sequence GTGACTACCACCGCCCCCTCGGTGCAGACCCGCGACCTCTCCGACGCCCCCGACTGGTGGCGCCAGGCCGTGGTGTACCAGGTGTACCCGCGCAGCTTCGCCGACACCGACGGCGACGGCCTCGGCGACATCAAGGGCATCACCTCGCGCGTCCCGTACCTCGCGGAACTGGGGGTGGATGCCGTCTGGCTGAGCCCCTTCTACCCCTCGGCGCTCGCCGACGGAGGGTACGACGTCGCCGACTACCGCGACGTCGACCCGAAGCTCGGCACCCTGGCCGACATGGACGAGCTCATCGAGCGGCTCCACGCCCATGGCATCCGTGTCGTCGTCGACATCGTGCCGAACCACACCTCGAACGACCACGCCTGGTTCCAGGAGGCGCTGGCCGCAGGCCGCGGGTCGGCCGCGCGCGAGCGGTACATCTTCCGCGAGGGCACCGGGATCGACGGCTCCGAGCCGCCCACCGACTGGCTCTCGGTGTTCGGCGGTTCGGCGTGGGAGCGCGTCGAAGACGGCCAGTGGTACTTCCACAACTTCGACGTGTCGCAGCCCGACCTGAACTGGTCCAACCCCGAAGTGCGCGCCGACTTCGTGAAGACCCTGCGCTTCTGGAGCGACCGCGGCGTCGACGGCTTCCGCATCGACGTCGCGCACATGCTGACGAAGGACCTCAGCGAGCCGCTGCCCTCGCGGGCCGAGCTCGAGGCGCTGCCCTTCGACGGCAAGCACCCCCTGATCGACCGTGACGACGTGCACGAGGTCTACGCCGAGTGGCGTGCGGTGTTCAACGAGTACGACCCGCCGCGCACCGCCGTCGCCGAGGCGTGGGTCCACCCCTCCCGCGTGCCGCTGTACGCGAGCATCGAGAGCTTGGGTCAGGCTTTCAACTTCGATCTGCTCGAGGCCGATTTCGATGCGGGGCAGTTCCGCCGCATCGTCGCCGACAACCTCGCGCTCGCCGCGCAGTCGGGTTCGTCGACGACGTGGGTGTTGTCTAACCACGACGTCGTCCGTCACGCCACCCGGTACGGGCTCCCGGATGCCGAGCGCGGAGCCGACGGTCGCCCCACGCTCAAGCACGGCAACGAATGGCTGCTCTCGGGCGGCCAGTCGCCCGCCCTCGACGCCGCGCGCGGCGAGCGCCGGGCCCGCGCCGCCGCGACGTTCGTGCTGGGCCTCCCGGGATCCGCGTACCTGTACCAGGGCGAGGAACTGGGGCTGCACGAGGTGGCCGACATCCCCGACGCCGACCGGCAGGATCCGACGTTCTTCCGCAGCCCAGGGATCGACCAGGGTCGGGACGGATGCCGCGTGCCCCTGCCGTGGACCGCGGACGGCCCCGCGTTCGGCTTCGGCTCGACCGGTGCGCACCTCCCGCAGCCGGAGTGGTTCGGTACCTACGCGGTCGATCTGCAGGATGGCGACCCCGCCTCGACGCTGTCGCTCTACCGCCGCGCGCTCGACCTGCGCCACGAGCTGCAGACCGACGAGCAGTTGGAGTGGATCGACACGGGCCGCGATGACGTGGTGGCCTTCGAGCGTCCGAACGGCTGGACCGTCGTGACGAACTTCGGCACCGAGCCGGCCGCGCTCCCCGCGGGCGAGGTGCTTCTGTCGAGCACCGCGCTCGAGGGCGACACGCTCCCCGCCGAGACGACGGTCTGGCTCCGCCGCGCCTGA
- a CDS encoding glycosyltransferase, translating into MIGWYVHHHGFGHIARFLAVQPHLRVPVVAFSSSTRPAGLDPAVEWVELPPDADAVETADGTVLDPRSADPTARGALHWAPHDHPGHRARLATIARVAAERHLGAFVVDVSAEVVALARLLGLRTVAVTQPGARTDAPHALAYRLADRIVAPWPHGAVSTPGLTAHADRVVWTGGISRFDARTRENAREPRAVLLLGHILDPAVHTELTTRLSAGGWDVRSIGHDDHARVDDPWPLLCRSTVVVSAAGQNSVADLAASGARAVVIAQDRPFDEQRATADALERSGLARTADSAASAAELASVIERAGDDDPDWTRWQVSGAATRMAAAIEGMLP; encoded by the coding sequence GTGATCGGCTGGTACGTCCACCACCACGGCTTCGGGCACATCGCTCGATTCCTCGCCGTACAGCCCCACCTGCGGGTTCCCGTCGTGGCGTTCTCGTCGTCGACGCGGCCCGCCGGACTCGACCCCGCGGTCGAATGGGTGGAGTTACCCCCGGATGCCGATGCCGTCGAGACCGCGGACGGTACCGTCCTCGACCCGCGCAGCGCGGATCCGACGGCACGAGGGGCGCTGCACTGGGCCCCGCACGATCATCCCGGACATCGCGCCCGACTTGCGACGATCGCCCGCGTCGCCGCCGAGCGACACCTCGGGGCCTTCGTCGTCGACGTGAGTGCCGAGGTCGTCGCTCTCGCTCGCCTCCTGGGCCTGCGCACCGTCGCGGTGACCCAGCCGGGCGCGCGGACCGACGCTCCGCATGCCCTCGCCTACCGACTGGCGGATCGCATCGTGGCGCCGTGGCCGCACGGCGCGGTGTCGACCCCCGGCCTCACGGCGCATGCCGATCGCGTCGTCTGGACCGGGGGGATCTCGCGGTTCGACGCACGCACACGCGAGAACGCCCGCGAGCCACGGGCGGTTCTTCTGCTCGGACACATCCTCGACCCCGCCGTCCACACCGAGCTCACCACCCGACTCTCGGCCGGCGGATGGGATGTCCGCTCCATAGGACACGACGACCACGCCCGTGTCGACGATCCGTGGCCGCTGCTCTGTCGGAGCACGGTGGTCGTGAGCGCGGCCGGGCAGAACAGTGTCGCGGACCTCGCGGCATCCGGGGCTCGAGCCGTGGTGATCGCCCAGGACCGACCTTTCGACGAACAGCGGGCCACCGCGGACGCTCTCGAGAGGTCGGGACTCGCGCGAACGGCGGACTCCGCCGCTTCGGCCGCTGAACTGGCCTCGGTCATCGAGCGAGCCGGAGACGACGACCCCGATTGGACGCGCTGGCAGGTCTCGGGGGCCGCGACGCGGATGGCTGCGGCGATCGAGGGGATGCTGCCGTGA
- a CDS encoding glycosyltransferase, which produces MSRASRPLRVLVVAPSRYPLRQPHAGGLEACVWDRVRWLQARGHDVTLCAADGSDYLGDVPEFRLPTPAWTRPEESSDTDYPLGYAGAVDAAFEAARDRLIADRHLYDVVDNHSLHPAPIRWSREAEIPVVTTLHTPPLEPLLEAAGQVRDSAHRFVAVSQATARAWSVEGVDAFVFPNGIDTEQWTRGDGGPSWVWSGRVVPEKAPHLAIEAARAVGAHLVLAGRIGDVDYFEQEVVPRLGPHARYVGPLRQPDLCRLVGSSAVALVTPMWEEPFGLVIAEALATGTPVAAFDIGGVSEVLAGMPGSATVTPGDVVALGKAAAELAARGAREPLTRVWTRRAAVRQHSLAQRYREVERVLSHTAQPVAARRAPAVSW; this is translated from the coding sequence ATGAGCCGCGCGTCGCGTCCGCTGCGCGTCCTCGTCGTCGCGCCGTCGCGCTATCCGCTGCGCCAGCCCCACGCAGGAGGGCTGGAGGCGTGCGTCTGGGACCGGGTGCGGTGGTTGCAAGCGCGCGGCCACGACGTCACGCTGTGCGCGGCGGACGGATCGGACTACCTCGGCGACGTGCCCGAGTTCCGTTTGCCGACGCCCGCGTGGACGCGCCCCGAGGAGTCGTCGGACACGGACTATCCCCTGGGATACGCCGGGGCCGTCGACGCAGCCTTCGAGGCCGCGCGCGATCGACTGATCGCCGACCGCCACCTCTACGACGTCGTCGACAACCACAGCCTTCATCCGGCGCCGATCCGGTGGAGCCGAGAGGCCGAGATCCCGGTCGTCACGACCCTGCACACCCCTCCCCTCGAACCGCTGCTCGAAGCGGCCGGGCAGGTGCGTGACAGCGCTCACCGCTTCGTCGCCGTCAGCCAGGCGACCGCACGCGCGTGGTCGGTGGAGGGGGTCGACGCGTTCGTCTTCCCGAACGGCATCGACACCGAACAGTGGACGCGCGGAGACGGTGGACCCTCGTGGGTGTGGTCGGGTCGCGTGGTGCCGGAAAAGGCTCCTCACCTGGCGATCGAAGCGGCGCGCGCCGTCGGGGCGCACCTCGTGCTGGCCGGGCGGATCGGCGACGTCGACTATTTCGAGCAGGAGGTCGTGCCCCGGCTCGGACCGCACGCGCGCTACGTCGGGCCGCTGCGCCAGCCCGATCTGTGCCGCCTGGTCGGGTCGTCGGCGGTCGCCCTCGTGACGCCGATGTGGGAAGAGCCGTTCGGGTTGGTGATCGCCGAAGCGCTGGCCACCGGCACCCCCGTCGCCGCGTTCGACATCGGCGGGGTGTCGGAGGTGCTCGCGGGGATGCCGGGATCGGCGACCGTCACACCCGGCGACGTCGTCGCGCTCGGGAAGGCCGCGGCCGAGCTCGCCGCCCGGGGCGCGCGCGAGCCCCTGACCCGGGTGTGGACGCGGCGGGCCGCGGTGCGGCAGCACTCTCTCGCGCAGCGCTACCGGGAAGTGGAGCGCGTGCTGTCGCACACCGCTCAGCCCGTCGCCGCGCGACGCGCGCCGGCGGTGTCGTGGTGA